A window of the Dunckerocampus dactyliophorus isolate RoL2022-P2 chromosome 19, RoL_Ddac_1.1, whole genome shotgun sequence genome harbors these coding sequences:
- the LOC129172085 gene encoding sine oculis-binding protein homolog A-like isoform X2, protein MPEMEKGRPPESKRSRKPAHPVKREINQEMKTFAESTMNELLGWYGYDKVDLRDSEANEIRNYRERRQHVSVLKENSLPKPKTADSKVSHSVLAMKSGEKDSSRIPSSPSSSSTSTSTPKEHKSAPVIVPLIKPSAVDDVQNVQIVCVWCQKEGVKRYSLCMGSELKSFCSEKCFAACRRAYFKRNKARDEDLHGEKSPLHPHTEDSPRLVMKINSNVRVCDWCKHVRHTKEYLDFGSGEERLQFCSTKCLNQYKMDVFYREARAALTCSSPARAGQEGRSDTSIAGQKLLTPESWNNSSSTGEAHHRNISPKGPTPILGSTESSSISPSESSSSSSSKLLGSVQRTGDRSIQQPPPALAVSPHPTLISPPLPRPPLDHQPIPQMPMPFIRPPLHAQGLRSPLANHPRQSGPSSSPIHRTPHSPHLQPPNSSSMNPPGLMHPFPRPYFPGLHSPPVNMLPRGPVPIPPIMNLGIPSFSPLLPQPTVLVPYPIIVPLPVPIPIPIPVPVPPKTNHEIPNHSGVIQPVPEGTDRCRTMPAKVPSPGIPEGNAQFVHHKVGGNLSHGDPNSKDMSWVKSERPFPSPSSTCHSGTSSPRAQYNTSPFSTRSSEGLIDYKQQQQQSERQVIQRVLQRTQVKLEPNARGLQDFSGLEESRTVQSIKSGFHDIIQPPKSPSHDTVNQNKDSHVSPPPSPTVNNHPYGAMSSVLKSQSHGPNGMSSVQSTGSSDSLLPQRVSAPPADTALTEQESIKENKCSVVGPARVEGPVGQSEEPLVTDAGEDPHFPDEDHAYALPTAPKTGGSPTPLLLPKLRDKGSLRSPANTPNSGDMEPAQKRRCLRIRDQNK, encoded by the exons ATGCCAGAGATGGAGAAAGGGAGACCTCCAGAAAGTAAACGCAGCAGGAAACCCGCGCACCCCGTAAAGAGGGAAATAAACCAGGAGATGAAG ACTTTTGCTGAAAGCACCATGAATGAGCTCCTGGGATGGTATGGCTATGACAAAGTAGATCTCAGAGACTCCGAGGCCAATGAGATCAGGAACTACAGGGAGAGGCGCCAGCATGTATCTGTGTTAAAAG AAAACTCCTTGCCAAAACCCAAGACCGCGGACAGCAAAGTCAGTCACTCAGTCCTTGCAATGAAAAGTGGTGAGAAGGATTCGTCCAGAATCCCTTCGTCACCTTCCTCTTCATCGACAAGCACATCCACACCCAAGGAGCACAAAAGTGCACCTGTCATTGTCCCTCTCATAAAGCCATCAGCAG TGGACGACGTGCAGAATGTGCAGATAGTGTGTGTTTGGTGCCAGAAGGAAGGTGTCAAGCGCTACTCTCTATGCATGGGTTCCGAGCTGAAGAGCTTCTGCAGTGAGAAGTGTTTCGCCGCCTGCAGACGGGCCTACTTCAAGCGCAATAAA GCCAGAGATGAAGACCTTCATGGTGAGAAGTCCCCCCTGCACCCCCATACGGAGGACTCACCCAGGCTGGTGATGAAGATAAACAGCAATGTTAGA GTGTGTGATTGGTGTAAGCATGTCCGACATACCAAAGAATACCTGGATTTTGGATCTGGAGAAGAGCGACTCCAGTTCTGCAGCACCAAATGTCTCAATCAGTACAAGATGGATGTTTTCTACAGAGAAGCCCGTGCTGCTCTTACGTGTTCCAGTCCGGCTAGAGCCGGCCAGGAGGGGAGATCGGACACCAGTATTGCCGGGCAAAAACTTCTCACTCCAGAATCTTGGAATAACAGCAGTAGCACAGGGGAAGCGCATCATAGAAACATCTCCCCTAAGGGGCCTACACCAATCTTGGGCTCAACAGAATCATCCTCCATCTCCCCATCAGagtcgtcatcatcatcttcatctaaGCTACTTGGTTCTGTACAGAGGACGGGGGACAGGTCCATCCAACAACCACCTCCTGCTTTGGCGGTGTCACCTCACCCTACTCTTatctctcctcctcttccacgcCCCCCTTTAGATCATCAGCCAATTCCTCAAATGCCAATGCCCTTCATCAGGCCTCCTCTTCATGCCCAGGGCCTCAGAAGCCCCCTTGCCAACCATCCAAGACAATCAGGCCCCTCTTCTAGCCCTATCCACAGAACCCCCCACTCTCCACACCTGCAGCCTCCCAATTCCTCCTCTATGAACCCCCCAGGACTGATGCACCCCTTCCCTCGACCCTACTTCCCTGGCTTACACTCCCCTCCAGTGAACATGTTACCTAGAGGCCCTGTCCCGATACCTCCTATAATGAACTTAGGCATTCCTTCCTTTAGTCCACTCCTACCACAGCCCACTGTCCTGGTACCTTACCCCATTATTGTTCCCCTGCCTGTCCCAATACCCATTCCAATCCCGGTTCCAGTGCCTCCCAAAACAAATCATGAAATCCCAAACCACAGTGGCGTTATACAGCCTGTCCCAGAGGGAACAGACAGATGTAGAACCATGCCCGCCAAGGTTCCATCTCCTGGAATACCTGAAGGGAATGCCCAATTTGTACACCACAAAGTGGGTGGAAACTTGTCACATGGTGACCCCAATTCCAAGGACATGAGTTGGGTTAAATCAGAGAGGCCATTCCCATCCCCATCATCCACATGCCACAGTGGGACATCGTCCCCCAGAGCACAGTACAACACATCCCCTTTCTCAACACGCAGCTCGGAAGGACTGATAGACtataaacaacaacagcagcagtcaGAACGACAAGTTATACAAAGGGTACTACAAAGAACCCAAGTGAAGCTGGAACCTAATGCCAGGGGATTACAGGACTTCTCAGGGTTGGAGGAGTCACGCACTGTGCAGAGTATCAAATCAGGGTTCCATGACATCATCCAACCCCCCAAATCTCCTTCACATGACACTGTAAACCAAAATAAGGACTCTCATGTGTCACCTCCACCAAGCCCTACAGTGAACAACCACCCATATGGTGCCATGTCTTCTGTCCTGAAATCTCAGAGCCATGGTCCAAATGGGATGTCCTCTGTACAATCCACAGGCAGTTCAGACTCACTCTTACCCCAAAGAGTATCAGCACCCCCAGCAGATACTGCACTGACTGAGCAGGAGTCCATAAAAGAGAACAAGTGCTCTGTTGTCGGCCCTGCACGAGTTGAGGGTCCGGTAGGTCAGTCTGAAGAGCCTTTAGTCACAGATGCAGGAGAGGACCCCCATTTCCCAGATGAGGACCATGCCTATGCCCTACCCACTGCACCAAAGACAGGTGGGAGCCCCACCCCGCTGCTCTTGCCCAAACTCAGGGACAAGGGTAGCTTGCGAAGCCCTGCTAATACACCCAATTCTGGAGACATGGAGCCAGCTCAGAAGAGGAGATGCTTGCGCATCCGCGATCAAAACAAATAA
- the LOC129172085 gene encoding sine oculis-binding protein homolog A-like isoform X1, protein MPEMEKGRPPESKRSRKPAHPVKREINQEMKTFAESTMNELLGWYGYDKVDLRDSEANEIRNYRERRQHVSVLKENSLPKPKTADSKVSHSVLAMKSGEKDSSRIPSSPSSSSTSTSTPKEHKSAPVIVPLIKPSAVDDVQNVQIVCVWCQKEGVKRYSLCMGSELKSFCSEKCFAACRRAYFKRNKARDEDLHGEKSPLHPHTEDSPRLVMKINSNVRSLSPVMQVCDWCKHVRHTKEYLDFGSGEERLQFCSTKCLNQYKMDVFYREARAALTCSSPARAGQEGRSDTSIAGQKLLTPESWNNSSSTGEAHHRNISPKGPTPILGSTESSSISPSESSSSSSSKLLGSVQRTGDRSIQQPPPALAVSPHPTLISPPLPRPPLDHQPIPQMPMPFIRPPLHAQGLRSPLANHPRQSGPSSSPIHRTPHSPHLQPPNSSSMNPPGLMHPFPRPYFPGLHSPPVNMLPRGPVPIPPIMNLGIPSFSPLLPQPTVLVPYPIIVPLPVPIPIPIPVPVPPKTNHEIPNHSGVIQPVPEGTDRCRTMPAKVPSPGIPEGNAQFVHHKVGGNLSHGDPNSKDMSWVKSERPFPSPSSTCHSGTSSPRAQYNTSPFSTRSSEGLIDYKQQQQQSERQVIQRVLQRTQVKLEPNARGLQDFSGLEESRTVQSIKSGFHDIIQPPKSPSHDTVNQNKDSHVSPPPSPTVNNHPYGAMSSVLKSQSHGPNGMSSVQSTGSSDSLLPQRVSAPPADTALTEQESIKENKCSVVGPARVEGPVGQSEEPLVTDAGEDPHFPDEDHAYALPTAPKTGGSPTPLLLPKLRDKGSLRSPANTPNSGDMEPAQKRRCLRIRDQNK, encoded by the exons ATGCCAGAGATGGAGAAAGGGAGACCTCCAGAAAGTAAACGCAGCAGGAAACCCGCGCACCCCGTAAAGAGGGAAATAAACCAGGAGATGAAG ACTTTTGCTGAAAGCACCATGAATGAGCTCCTGGGATGGTATGGCTATGACAAAGTAGATCTCAGAGACTCCGAGGCCAATGAGATCAGGAACTACAGGGAGAGGCGCCAGCATGTATCTGTGTTAAAAG AAAACTCCTTGCCAAAACCCAAGACCGCGGACAGCAAAGTCAGTCACTCAGTCCTTGCAATGAAAAGTGGTGAGAAGGATTCGTCCAGAATCCCTTCGTCACCTTCCTCTTCATCGACAAGCACATCCACACCCAAGGAGCACAAAAGTGCACCTGTCATTGTCCCTCTCATAAAGCCATCAGCAG TGGACGACGTGCAGAATGTGCAGATAGTGTGTGTTTGGTGCCAGAAGGAAGGTGTCAAGCGCTACTCTCTATGCATGGGTTCCGAGCTGAAGAGCTTCTGCAGTGAGAAGTGTTTCGCCGCCTGCAGACGGGCCTACTTCAAGCGCAATAAA GCCAGAGATGAAGACCTTCATGGTGAGAAGTCCCCCCTGCACCCCCATACGGAGGACTCACCCAGGCTGGTGATGAAGATAAACAGCAATGTTAGA TCTCTCTCTCCTGTAATGCAGGTGTGTGATTGGTGTAAGCATGTCCGACATACCAAAGAATACCTGGATTTTGGATCTGGAGAAGAGCGACTCCAGTTCTGCAGCACCAAATGTCTCAATCAGTACAAGATGGATGTTTTCTACAGAGAAGCCCGTGCTGCTCTTACGTGTTCCAGTCCGGCTAGAGCCGGCCAGGAGGGGAGATCGGACACCAGTATTGCCGGGCAAAAACTTCTCACTCCAGAATCTTGGAATAACAGCAGTAGCACAGGGGAAGCGCATCATAGAAACATCTCCCCTAAGGGGCCTACACCAATCTTGGGCTCAACAGAATCATCCTCCATCTCCCCATCAGagtcgtcatcatcatcttcatctaaGCTACTTGGTTCTGTACAGAGGACGGGGGACAGGTCCATCCAACAACCACCTCCTGCTTTGGCGGTGTCACCTCACCCTACTCTTatctctcctcctcttccacgcCCCCCTTTAGATCATCAGCCAATTCCTCAAATGCCAATGCCCTTCATCAGGCCTCCTCTTCATGCCCAGGGCCTCAGAAGCCCCCTTGCCAACCATCCAAGACAATCAGGCCCCTCTTCTAGCCCTATCCACAGAACCCCCCACTCTCCACACCTGCAGCCTCCCAATTCCTCCTCTATGAACCCCCCAGGACTGATGCACCCCTTCCCTCGACCCTACTTCCCTGGCTTACACTCCCCTCCAGTGAACATGTTACCTAGAGGCCCTGTCCCGATACCTCCTATAATGAACTTAGGCATTCCTTCCTTTAGTCCACTCCTACCACAGCCCACTGTCCTGGTACCTTACCCCATTATTGTTCCCCTGCCTGTCCCAATACCCATTCCAATCCCGGTTCCAGTGCCTCCCAAAACAAATCATGAAATCCCAAACCACAGTGGCGTTATACAGCCTGTCCCAGAGGGAACAGACAGATGTAGAACCATGCCCGCCAAGGTTCCATCTCCTGGAATACCTGAAGGGAATGCCCAATTTGTACACCACAAAGTGGGTGGAAACTTGTCACATGGTGACCCCAATTCCAAGGACATGAGTTGGGTTAAATCAGAGAGGCCATTCCCATCCCCATCATCCACATGCCACAGTGGGACATCGTCCCCCAGAGCACAGTACAACACATCCCCTTTCTCAACACGCAGCTCGGAAGGACTGATAGACtataaacaacaacagcagcagtcaGAACGACAAGTTATACAAAGGGTACTACAAAGAACCCAAGTGAAGCTGGAACCTAATGCCAGGGGATTACAGGACTTCTCAGGGTTGGAGGAGTCACGCACTGTGCAGAGTATCAAATCAGGGTTCCATGACATCATCCAACCCCCCAAATCTCCTTCACATGACACTGTAAACCAAAATAAGGACTCTCATGTGTCACCTCCACCAAGCCCTACAGTGAACAACCACCCATATGGTGCCATGTCTTCTGTCCTGAAATCTCAGAGCCATGGTCCAAATGGGATGTCCTCTGTACAATCCACAGGCAGTTCAGACTCACTCTTACCCCAAAGAGTATCAGCACCCCCAGCAGATACTGCACTGACTGAGCAGGAGTCCATAAAAGAGAACAAGTGCTCTGTTGTCGGCCCTGCACGAGTTGAGGGTCCGGTAGGTCAGTCTGAAGAGCCTTTAGTCACAGATGCAGGAGAGGACCCCCATTTCCCAGATGAGGACCATGCCTATGCCCTACCCACTGCACCAAAGACAGGTGGGAGCCCCACCCCGCTGCTCTTGCCCAAACTCAGGGACAAGGGTAGCTTGCGAAGCCCTGCTAATACACCCAATTCTGGAGACATGGAGCCAGCTCAGAAGAGGAGATGCTTGCGCATCCGCGATCAAAACAAATAA